A stretch of the Lactuca sativa cultivar Salinas chromosome 9, Lsat_Salinas_v11, whole genome shotgun sequence genome encodes the following:
- the LOC111886393 gene encoding adenylate isopentenyltransferase 3, chloroplastic translates to MKMTMMLCHEAQPSLLQIPTGGMNLSMLRCRPQKEKVVVVMGATGTGKSRLSIDLAASYPAEIINSDKMQVYEGLDIVTNKITDEECDGVPHHLLGIVDPEADFTARNFVSTASITMKSIVGRGKLPIIAGGSNSFIEALIDDQNYEFRSRYEVCFLWVDVAMPVLHRFVSDRVDRMVDAGIVEEVRKMYNPNADYSKGIRRAIGVPEFDAYFRSEYSSSFDKKTQAKLLEEAINETKINTCKLACRQLEKIHRLRNVKGWKIHRLDATAVFQKRGGREADKSWAEMVAGPGSVIVNQFMYNFSHSRSFATAADGGGRAIKRGAAMAAAVL, encoded by the coding sequence ATGAAGATGACAATGATGTTGTGCCACGAAGCTCAGCCGTCTTTATTGCAAATACCCACTGGCGGAATGAACTTATCGATGCTCCGGTGCCGGCCACAGAAGGAAAAAGTGGTGGTGGTTATGGGTGCCACAGGTACAGGAAAATCAAGACTCTCCATCGACCTCGCCGCAAGTTACCCCGCCGAGATTATAAACTCCGATAAAATGCAAGTATATGAAGGTTTAGACATCGTCACCAACAAAATCACCGACGAAGAATGCGACGGCGTCCCCCACCACCTCCTCGGAATAGTGGACCCGGAAGCGGATTTCACCGCCAGAAATTTCGTCAGTACAGCGTCAATCACCATGAAATCGATTGTCGGAAGAGGTAAACTTCCGATCATCGCCGGAGGATCCAATTCTTTCATTGAAGCATTGATTGATGATCAGAATTATGAATTCCGGTCACGTTACGAGGTTTGTTTCTTGTGGGTCGACGTCGCAATGCCTGTGCTTCACCGCTTTGTTTCCGACAGGGTTGATCGGATGGTGGACGCCGGAATAGTCGAAGAAGTTAGAAAAATGTATAACCCTAACGCAGATTACTCAAAAGGGATCCGACGAGCTATCGGAGTGCCGGAATTCGATGCCTATTTTCGATCTGAGTATTCATCTTCCTTCGACAAGAAAACTCAGGCCAAATTATTAGAAGAAGCCATTAATGAAACAAAGATTAATACATGCAAACTAGCCTGCCGGCAGCTCGAAAAAATTCACCGTCTAAGGAACGTTAAAGGATGGAAAATTCACCGGCTGGACGCTACCGCCGTCTTCCAGAAAAGGGGCGGCAGAGAAGCCGATAAGTCGTGGGCGGAGATGGTGGCAGGACCAGGGTCAGTGATTGTAAACCAGTTCATGTACAACTTCAGTCATTCCCGGAGCTTCGCAACGGCAGCGGACGGTGGTGGCAGAGCCATTAAAAGAGGGGCGGCGATGGCCGCCGCAGTTCTCTAA